Proteins found in one Miscanthus floridulus cultivar M001 chromosome 4, ASM1932011v1, whole genome shotgun sequence genomic segment:
- the LOC136549836 gene encoding uncharacterized protein isoform X1, which translates to MFPMASSSPPLSLILLRPLPCRPVLLSRQRKPSPTVRVEARSEQRLQRRPVTGRWRRGGGFACFSSPSDKSSDEWAIVRRWDVPWEWQTVVLSMVGCGVSFVLTGLVEQSALQYLGFKAVEATIDEKAEILFFGQLSVTVVVLGVIFGITNTFRPFPDDVFRYDINEPFKLQNGWLLWAGVGLFGAIISIALAGAAMTYLNGETPERETDSLVLLLPLIGSSTTSTAFLVGITGVLAPLLEETLFRGFLMVSLTKWFPTPVCVLVSAAVFALAHLTPGQFPQLFILGVALGFSYAQTRNLLTPITIHAFWNSGVILLLTFLQLQGYDLKELLGAS; encoded by the exons ATGTTTCCGAtggcgtcgtcgtcgccgccgctctCACTTATCCTCCTCCGGCCGCTCCCGTGCAGACCCGTCCTCCTCTCGAGGCAAAGgaaaccatccccaactgtccgCGTAGAAGCAAGGTCTGAGCAGCGGTTGCAGCGGCGGCCGGTGACcggccggtggaggaggggcggaGGCTTCGCGTGTTTCTCCTCGCCTTCAGATAAG AGTTCGGACGAGTGGGCGATCGTTCGACGATGGGATGTGCCATGGGAGTGGCAAACCGTTGTGCTCAGCATGGTAGGCTGTGGAGTAAG CTTTGTTCTGACAGGATTGGTTGAGCAATCGGCTTTGCAATACCTGGGATTTAAAGCTGTGGAGGCAACTATAGATGAGAAGGCAGAAATACTCTTTTTTGGGCAACT GAGCGTGACAGTAGTAGTGCTTGGCGTTATATTTGGCATCACCAACACTTTTCGACCATTCCCAGATGATGTGTTTCGTTATG ATATTAATGAACCATTCAAGCTGCAGAATGGATGGCTTTTGTGGGCTGGAGTTGGCCTCTTTGGAGCAATAATTTCTATTGCTTTAGCCGGAGCTGCTATGACTTATCTGAATGGTGAAACTCCAGAGAGAGAG ACTGATTCACTAGTCCTTTTGTTGCCCCTGATTGGCTCATCCACTACCAG CACTGCATTTTTGGTGGGAATCACTGGAGTTCTAGCACCACTCCTCGAGGAGACTCTGTTTCGAGGATTTCTAATGGTGTCCTTGACTAAGTG GTTTCCTACTCCAGTTTGTGTACTTGTCAGTGCTGCTGTATTTGCCCTTGCTCATCTGACTCCTGGACAATTTCCACAGCTGTTTATACTTG GTGTTGCATTGGGGTTTTCATATGCTCAGACCCGCAATCTTCTAACTCCGATCACAATACATGCATTTTGGAACTCAGGAGTAATACTTCTGCTAACCTTTCTTCAG CTGCAAGGATATGATCTCAAGGAGCTCTTGGGAGCATCGTGA
- the LOC136549836 gene encoding uncharacterized protein isoform X2 has translation MGCAMGVANRCAQHGRLWSKVSHHLCTPDSFVLTGLVEQSALQYLGFKAVEATIDEKAEILFFGQLSVTVVVLGVIFGITNTFRPFPDDVFRYDINEPFKLQNGWLLWAGVGLFGAIISIALAGAAMTYLNGETPERETDSLVLLLPLIGSSTTSTAFLVGITGVLAPLLEETLFRGFLMVSLTKWFPTPVCVLVSAAVFALAHLTPGQFPQLFILGVALGFSYAQTRNLLTPITIHAFWNSGVILLLTFLQLQGYDLKELLGAS, from the exons ATGGGATGTGCCATGGGAGTGGCAAACCGTTGTGCTCAGCATGGTAGGCTGTGGAGTAAGGTAAGCCATCACCTTTGCACACCAG ACAGCTTTGTTCTGACAGGATTGGTTGAGCAATCGGCTTTGCAATACCTGGGATTTAAAGCTGTGGAGGCAACTATAGATGAGAAGGCAGAAATACTCTTTTTTGGGCAACT GAGCGTGACAGTAGTAGTGCTTGGCGTTATATTTGGCATCACCAACACTTTTCGACCATTCCCAGATGATGTGTTTCGTTATG ATATTAATGAACCATTCAAGCTGCAGAATGGATGGCTTTTGTGGGCTGGAGTTGGCCTCTTTGGAGCAATAATTTCTATTGCTTTAGCCGGAGCTGCTATGACTTATCTGAATGGTGAAACTCCAGAGAGAGAG ACTGATTCACTAGTCCTTTTGTTGCCCCTGATTGGCTCATCCACTACCAG CACTGCATTTTTGGTGGGAATCACTGGAGTTCTAGCACCACTCCTCGAGGAGACTCTGTTTCGAGGATTTCTAATGGTGTCCTTGACTAAGTG GTTTCCTACTCCAGTTTGTGTACTTGTCAGTGCTGCTGTATTTGCCCTTGCTCATCTGACTCCTGGACAATTTCCACAGCTGTTTATACTTG GTGTTGCATTGGGGTTTTCATATGCTCAGACCCGCAATCTTCTAACTCCGATCACAATACATGCATTTTGGAACTCAGGAGTAATACTTCTGCTAACCTTTCTTCAG CTGCAAGGATATGATCTCAAGGAGCTCTTGGGAGCATCGTGA
- the LOC136549836 gene encoding uncharacterized protein isoform X3: protein MGCAMGVANRCAQHGRLWSKVSHHLCTPGLVEQSALQYLGFKAVEATIDEKAEILFFGQLSVTVVVLGVIFGITNTFRPFPDDVFRYDINEPFKLQNGWLLWAGVGLFGAIISIALAGAAMTYLNGETPERETDSLVLLLPLIGSSTTSTAFLVGITGVLAPLLEETLFRGFLMVSLTKWFPTPVCVLVSAAVFALAHLTPGQFPQLFILGVALGFSYAQTRNLLTPITIHAFWNSGVILLLTFLQLQGYDLKELLGAS from the exons ATGGGATGTGCCATGGGAGTGGCAAACCGTTGTGCTCAGCATGGTAGGCTGTGGAGTAAGGTAAGCCATCACCTTTGCACACCAG GATTGGTTGAGCAATCGGCTTTGCAATACCTGGGATTTAAAGCTGTGGAGGCAACTATAGATGAGAAGGCAGAAATACTCTTTTTTGGGCAACT GAGCGTGACAGTAGTAGTGCTTGGCGTTATATTTGGCATCACCAACACTTTTCGACCATTCCCAGATGATGTGTTTCGTTATG ATATTAATGAACCATTCAAGCTGCAGAATGGATGGCTTTTGTGGGCTGGAGTTGGCCTCTTTGGAGCAATAATTTCTATTGCTTTAGCCGGAGCTGCTATGACTTATCTGAATGGTGAAACTCCAGAGAGAGAG ACTGATTCACTAGTCCTTTTGTTGCCCCTGATTGGCTCATCCACTACCAG CACTGCATTTTTGGTGGGAATCACTGGAGTTCTAGCACCACTCCTCGAGGAGACTCTGTTTCGAGGATTTCTAATGGTGTCCTTGACTAAGTG GTTTCCTACTCCAGTTTGTGTACTTGTCAGTGCTGCTGTATTTGCCCTTGCTCATCTGACTCCTGGACAATTTCCACAGCTGTTTATACTTG GTGTTGCATTGGGGTTTTCATATGCTCAGACCCGCAATCTTCTAACTCCGATCACAATACATGCATTTTGGAACTCAGGAGTAATACTTCTGCTAACCTTTCTTCAG CTGCAAGGATATGATCTCAAGGAGCTCTTGGGAGCATCGTGA